A stretch of the Eulemur rufifrons isolate Redbay chromosome 20, OSU_ERuf_1, whole genome shotgun sequence genome encodes the following:
- the PSAPL1 gene encoding proactivator polypeptide-like 1 — protein MLHALLLLASLLGAAAASPTEGPQECAKGSKVWCQDLQAAARCGALDYCQRVVWINPPRKSLPCDICQDIAAVAGNGLNPDTIESDILTLMRKACTWLPSQESSARCQWMVDTHRVAVLTMLREAPGSAAAQVCTALTLCEQLQRHLATSGPLSKEDASEALSPFMAKGLLSFYPPKIPRAAVCQDCVQLVSRLQDAVQSSPTLAEVNIQEQCESLGLGLALLCKNYLLQWLTPAEQALSLLPQEVCEKEGFCQEPSAPARLAHEAAADGVPPLELVLPRKSSELRMEPGLTCEVCLDVVQQLDQWLMSNSSEAMISHALERVCSVMPASVVRQCITLVDTYSPSLMQLVAKVSPEKVCKTLRLCGSRRRTREVHEAHATTLSPLMDPENQGSFCNGCKRLLSVSSHNLERKSTKRDILMAFKGGCTVLPLPYMIQCNHFVTQYEPVLIDSLQDMMDPVAVCKKVGACHGPRTPLLGTDQCITGPSFWCMSQAAAELCNAVQHCQRHVWKETPFRGEEQA, from the coding sequence ATGCTGCATGCCCTGCTTCTCCTGGCCAGCCTCCTGGGGGCTGCCGCGGCCAGCCCCACCGAGGGCCCCCAGGAGTGTGCAAAGGGATCCAAGGTGTGGTGTCAGGACCTGCAGGCGGCAGCAAGGTGTGGGGCCTTGGATTACTGCCAAAGGGTGGTCTGGATCAATCCCCCCAGGAAGTCCCTGCCCTGCGACATATGCCAGGACATAGCAGCCGTGGCTGGCAATGGGCTGAACCCTGACACCATCGAGTCTGACATCCTGACTCTGATGAGGAAGGCCTGCACATGGCTCCCCAGCCAGGAGTCCTCAGCTAGATGCCAGTGGATGGTGGACACACACCGTGTGGCCGTCCTGACCATGCTCCGAGAAGCCCCAGGCAGTGCCGCAGCACAGGTGTGCACAGCACTCACACTCTGTGAGCAGCTGCAGAGACACCTGGCCACCTCTGGGCCACTCTCCAAGGAGGACGCCTCTGAGGCACTGTCCCCATTCATGGCCAAAGGGCTCCTCAGCTTCTACCCTCCCAAGATACCCAGGGCAGCCGTGTGCCAAGACTGTGTCCAGCTGGTCTCCCGGCTCCAGGATGCTGTCCAGTCCAGCCCCACCTTGGCAGAGGTGAACATCCAGGAGCAGTGTGAGTCCTTGGGGCTTGGCCTGGCTCTCCTCTGCAAGAACTATCTCCTCCAGTGGTTGACCCCTGCCGAGCAAGCATTGAGCCTTCTACCGCAGGAGGTCTGCGAGAAGGAGGGCTTCTGTCAGGAGCCGAGCGCGCCTGCCCGCCTAGCTCACGAGGCTGCTGCAGACGGGGTGCCCCCTCTGGAGCTAGTATTGCCGAGGAAGAGCAGCGAGCTCCGGATGGAGCCTGGCCTGACCTGCGAGGTGTGCCTGGACGTGGTCCAACAGCTGGACCAGTGGCTCATGTCCAACAGCTCCGAGGCCATGATCAGCCACGCCCTGGAGCGTGTGTGTTCGGTAATGCCTGCCTCTGTTGTCCGGCAGTGCATCACCTTGGTGGACACCTATAGCCCCTCCTTGATGCAGCTCGTGGCCAAAGTCTCCCCAGAAAAAGTGTGCAAGACCCTCCGGCTGTGTGGCAGCCGGAGGCGGACCCGGGAGGTCCATGAAGCCCATGCGACAACACTCTCCCCACTGATGGACCCAGAGAACCAGGGCAGCTTCTGCAATGGGTGCAAGAGGCTGCTCAGCGTGTCTTCCCACAACCTGGAGCGCAAGAGCACCAAGCGGGACATCCTCATGGCCTTCAAGGGTGGCTGCACCGTCCTGCCGCTACCCTACATGATACAGTGCAACCACTTCGTCACCCAGTACGAGCCTGTGCTCATCGACAGCCTCCAGGACATGATGGACCCCGTGGCCGTGTGCAAGAAGGTGGGGGCCTGCCACGGCCCCAGGACCCCGCTGCTGGGCACCGACCAGTGCATCACGGGCCCGAGCTTCTGGTGCATGAGCCAGGCGGCCGCCGAGCTGTGCAACGCCGTGCAGCACTGCCAGCGCCACGTGTGGAAGGAGACGCCCTTCCGCGGTGAAGAGCAGGCATAG